A stretch of bacterium DNA encodes these proteins:
- a CDS encoding DegT/DnrJ/EryC1/StrS family aminotransferase, whose translation MSGRELELIRDAFETNWVAPLGPHVDAFEREFSDVVGVPHATALSSGTAALHLALRIVGLQRGEDVVCSTFTFAASANAIAYEGGVPVFIDCDERSWNMDPGLLREELAARAERGKLPRAVVVVDLYGQSADYGPIVRACDEFGVPLIEDAAEALGATYWGSTNDGRETKNVRSAGSFGRMAAFSFNGNKIITTAGGGMLVSHDKSITDKARFLATQARDKAPYYQHTEIGFNYRISNILAAIGRGQLKVLPERIAARRRNFEYYRHALGDLPGIGWIPEAPYGRCTRWLTCLTMGGRETGDKRQRTGNGTPETSPAGPRSSVLGLLQSLEAENIEARPLWKPMHLQPVFKDYRVRGGAVSGRLFESGLCLPSGSSLTDEDLDRVCSAVRRAWPAEIQ comes from the coding sequence ATGTCGGGCCGCGAGCTGGAGCTCATCCGGGATGCGTTCGAGACGAACTGGGTGGCGCCGCTCGGGCCGCACGTGGACGCATTCGAGCGGGAGTTCAGCGACGTGGTCGGCGTTCCGCACGCGACGGCGCTGTCGTCCGGAACCGCGGCACTGCATCTCGCCCTTCGTATTGTCGGACTGCAGCGGGGTGAAGATGTGGTCTGTTCCACGTTCACCTTCGCCGCCAGCGCCAACGCAATCGCCTACGAAGGCGGGGTCCCGGTGTTTATCGACTGCGACGAGCGAAGCTGGAACATGGACCCGGGCCTGCTGCGCGAAGAGCTTGCCGCCCGCGCGGAGCGGGGGAAACTGCCACGGGCGGTTGTTGTGGTTGACCTTTACGGACAGAGCGCAGACTATGGACCGATTGTCCGGGCCTGCGATGAATTCGGTGTGCCCCTGATTGAGGACGCGGCCGAGGCCCTCGGCGCGACCTACTGGGGAAGTACGAACGATGGACGAGAAACGAAGAACGTCCGTTCGGCAGGTTCGTTCGGCAGGATGGCGGCGTTCTCCTTCAATGGGAACAAGATCATCACGACCGCGGGCGGCGGGATGCTGGTGTCGCATGACAAGTCAATCACCGACAAGGCCCGATTTCTCGCCACACAGGCGAGAGACAAGGCCCCATACTACCAGCATACCGAGATCGGCTTCAACTACCGGATAAGCAACATCCTCGCGGCCATCGGCAGAGGGCAGTTGAAAGTCCTGCCCGAGCGGATTGCCGCCCGCAGGCGTAACTTCGAGTATTACCGGCACGCACTGGGCGATCTGCCGGGTATCGGGTGGATACCCGAAGCGCCATACGGCCGCTGCACCCGCTGGCTGACATGCCTGACGATGGGAGGACGGGAGACGGGAGACAAGAGACAGAGGACAGGGAACGGAACGCCGGAGACGAGTCCTGCCGGTCCACGGTCATCGGTCCTCGGTCTTCTTCAGTCGCTCGAAGCGGAGAACATCGAGGCCCGCCCGCTCTGGAAGCCGATGCACCTGCAGCCCGTGTTCAAGGACTATCGAGTCCGGGGCGGAGCCGTGTCGGGACGGCTGTTCGAGAGCGGTCTCTGCCTTCCCAGCGGCTCGTCGCTGACCGACGAGGACCTCGACCGCGTCTGCTCGGCTGTCCGCCGCGCATGGCCCGCCGAGATTCAATAG
- a CDS encoding sugar transferase encodes MLKRMFDVVCAFFGLVVLSPLLGVLALVVKLGDRGPVFYRGVRTGLNGKQFRVLKFRTMVVDAEKTGVSATADDDPRITPIGRFLRKYKLDELPELMNVLVGDMSLVGPRPEVPQYTAMFTGEERSILTVRPGITDWATLWDVDEGAVLAGSEDPERAYLEKIRPEKIRLQLIYVRERTFGTDVKILFLTLWAIVARRRPAAGEHQRRS; translated from the coding sequence GTGCTGAAGAGGATGTTCGACGTCGTCTGCGCGTTCTTCGGGCTGGTCGTGCTCTCGCCGCTGCTCGGCGTTCTCGCCCTCGTGGTCAAGCTGGGCGACAGGGGGCCGGTCTTCTATCGCGGAGTCCGGACCGGGCTGAACGGCAAGCAGTTTCGCGTACTCAAATTCAGGACGATGGTGGTTGATGCGGAGAAGACCGGGGTGTCCGCGACCGCGGACGACGACCCCCGGATTACGCCGATCGGCCGGTTCCTCCGGAAGTACAAGCTGGATGAGCTGCCGGAGCTCATGAATGTCCTGGTCGGGGACATGAGTCTGGTCGGGCCTAGGCCCGAGGTCCCGCAATACACGGCCATGTTCACCGGTGAGGAGCGGTCGATCCTCACCGTGCGTCCGGGGATAACCGACTGGGCAACGCTGTGGGACGTGGATGAAGGTGCGGTTCTGGCCGGCAGCGAGGACCCGGAGCGGGCCTATCTTGAGAAAATAAGGCCGGAGAAGATACGTCTGCAGCTTATCTATGTCCGCGAGCGTACGTTCGGCACGGACGTGAAGATCCTCTTTCTGACGCTGTGGGCTATCGTCGCGCGGCGACGTCCGGCGGCCGGTGAACATCAGCGCAGGTCTTGA
- a CDS encoding glycosyltransferase family 2 protein, translating into MASAESLLVSVAMPVRNEVGFIERSLSSVLAQDFPMAQVEILVVDGMSEDGTRQIVGDFARRHASVRLIDNPDRIVPKALNVAIRVARGHWLVRLDAHSTYPPDYLRRCVDTARRTDADNTGGVCITLTRDESDGARLVQAISTSGFGVGGARFRVGGEEGPADTVPFGCFRRSVFDDVGLFDERLTRNQDYEFNRRLSAAGKRVWLNPAIKAEYYNQARLSGLFEQAFATGKWNPWMWHVAPYAFALRHAIPGLFVLGLLVVVGIGVIVRSGWIAIAVIIAPYLALAILASVRQSGRYGRRLLALLPPLFLAYHVSYGLGTLWGGLRLLLGATPVQRGREPWPGAGRYRAWTKPPRNG; encoded by the coding sequence GTGGCAAGCGCTGAATCGCTGCTCGTGTCAGTCGCAATGCCGGTTCGGAACGAGGTCGGTTTCATCGAACGGAGTCTGTCGAGCGTGCTGGCCCAGGACTTCCCGATGGCGCAGGTCGAGATTCTCGTCGTGGACGGAATGAGCGAGGACGGGACTCGGCAGATAGTCGGTGACTTCGCCCGGCGTCACGCTTCGGTTCGTCTGATCGACAATCCGGACAGGATAGTGCCTAAGGCGCTGAACGTCGCAATCCGGGTCGCGCGCGGTCACTGGCTGGTTCGGCTCGACGCCCACTCGACATACCCTCCCGACTATCTGCGCCGCTGCGTCGACACCGCGAGACGGACCGACGCCGACAATACGGGCGGGGTCTGTATCACCCTGACCCGCGACGAGTCGGACGGAGCGCGGCTGGTGCAGGCGATCTCAACGAGCGGCTTCGGAGTGGGCGGGGCGCGGTTCCGCGTCGGCGGAGAAGAGGGCCCGGCCGATACGGTGCCGTTCGGCTGCTTCCGCCGGAGCGTGTTCGATGATGTCGGGCTGTTCGACGAGCGCCTTACACGGAACCAGGACTATGAGTTCAACCGTCGCTTGTCGGCAGCGGGCAAGCGGGTCTGGCTGAATCCGGCGATAAAGGCCGAATACTACAACCAGGCGAGGCTCAGCGGCCTGTTCGAGCAGGCATTCGCCACGGGCAAGTGGAACCCGTGGATGTGGCATGTCGCTCCCTATGCCTTTGCCTTGAGGCATGCAATACCGGGTCTCTTCGTCCTTGGTCTCCTCGTCGTCGTCGGCATTGGGGTCATTGTCCGTTCGGGCTGGATAGCTATTGCCGTGATAATTGCGCCGTACCTTGCACTCGCGATCCTCGCCTCGGTTAGGCAGTCCGGTCGTTACGGCCGCAGGCTCCTGGCTCTTCTGCCGCCGCTGTTTCTTGCCTACCATGTCTCGTACGGACTGGGCACACTCTGGGGCGGATTGAGGTTGCTGCTCGGCGCCACGCCGGTTCAGAGAGGACGCGAGCCATGGCCGGGGGCGGGTCGCTACCGCGCCTGGACCAAGCCGCCGCGGAACGGATGA
- the asnB gene encoding asparagine synthase (glutamine-hydrolyzing), with product MCGIVGIWRQAGHVSVSEITRMSELISHRGPDDAGAVLIQSRNGASQPLHARQSEDGDNADLGLAARRLAIIDLSSAGHQPMSDGGCTLVYNGEIYNYVELRQELETLGHSFRSTSDTEVLLHSYLEWGTGCLPRLNGIFAFAVWDARSRQLVCARDRLGVKPFYYHLSGSEFIFASEIRSILAVLPRRPDPATELVYDFLAAGRLDHTDDTFFKGIRRLPAASVLTIDQRGLRSKEYWKLTEQAGPSCSLQDSVERFRDVITDAVRLQMRADVTVGCLLSGGMDSSAVVGVASGMTPRRMGTFTVRYEDPQMDEWRYAEAVASSRNADIVPLVVTPDDFWTELPQVVRSQEEPFGGPPISAEWLLMRTIHRAGLRVVLNGQGGDEILCGYAKYYYYSLFEMWRRRQLGSLLAALGIGLFNGGSHLISLVDARRYGYVPAAIRSGVSHLLQPEFRQEHAGRDVARPWGSVRRQQIMDLMKYSCPILLRYDDKNAMAHSIEARVPLLDHRLVELAVGLPLEHKLFGARAKRVMRIALKDLIPDVVLRRRTKLGFGGTFTSWVDQLGGRLRVWLDSRQLAIDPYVRREALREHVDRKDASVFRPLILDTWLECYGYKN from the coding sequence ATGTGCGGAATCGTCGGAATATGGCGGCAGGCGGGCCACGTGTCGGTCTCCGAAATCACGCGCATGTCCGAGTTGATCAGCCACCGCGGACCGGACGACGCGGGGGCGGTCCTGATCCAGTCGCGGAACGGCGCCTCGCAACCGCTTCACGCACGACAGAGTGAGGACGGCGACAACGCCGACCTCGGCCTTGCCGCTCGACGGCTGGCAATCATCGACCTGTCATCGGCCGGGCACCAGCCAATGAGCGACGGCGGCTGCACGCTGGTATACAACGGCGAGATTTACAACTACGTGGAACTGCGTCAGGAACTCGAGACGCTGGGCCACTCGTTCAGATCCACGAGCGACACCGAGGTCCTGCTGCATTCCTACCTGGAGTGGGGCACCGGATGCCTGCCGCGGCTGAACGGCATCTTCGCGTTCGCCGTCTGGGACGCCCGGTCCCGCCAGTTGGTATGCGCGCGAGACCGGCTCGGCGTGAAGCCGTTCTACTATCACCTCAGCGGCAGCGAGTTCATCTTCGCCTCGGAGATCAGGAGTATCCTCGCGGTTCTGCCGCGCCGGCCGGATCCCGCGACCGAACTGGTATATGATTTCCTGGCGGCCGGCCGTCTGGATCACACCGACGATACCTTCTTCAAGGGGATCAGACGACTGCCGGCGGCTTCGGTCCTCACCATCGACCAGCGCGGACTCCGCAGCAAGGAGTACTGGAAGTTGACCGAACAGGCCGGGCCGAGCTGTTCGCTCCAGGACAGCGTGGAGCGGTTCCGGGACGTCATTACCGACGCAGTTCGGCTGCAGATGCGTGCCGATGTCACGGTCGGATGTCTGCTCAGCGGCGGCATGGACTCCTCGGCCGTGGTCGGCGTCGCGTCGGGCATGACGCCGAGGCGGATGGGCACTTTCACGGTCCGGTACGAAGACCCGCAAATGGACGAATGGCGATACGCGGAGGCAGTCGCCAGTTCCCGCAACGCGGACATCGTTCCCCTGGTGGTTACGCCGGACGATTTCTGGACCGAGCTGCCGCAGGTTGTGCGGTCCCAGGAAGAGCCGTTCGGCGGCCCGCCCATCTCCGCCGAGTGGCTGCTCATGCGCACGATCCACCGGGCCGGCCTGCGCGTAGTGCTGAACGGCCAGGGCGGAGACGAGATTCTCTGCGGATACGCCAAGTACTACTACTACTCGCTGTTCGAGATGTGGCGACGGCGCCAACTCGGCAGCCTGCTGGCCGCGCTCGGGATAGGCCTGTTCAACGGCGGGTCGCACCTCATCAGCCTCGTCGATGCGCGCCGCTACGGCTATGTGCCGGCCGCAATCCGCAGCGGGGTCAGCCACCTGCTTCAGCCCGAGTTCAGACAGGAGCATGCCGGGCGTGATGTCGCCCGGCCCTGGGGCAGCGTGAGACGCCAGCAGATAATGGACCTGATGAAGTACAGCTGTCCGATACTGCTCCGCTACGACGACAAGAACGCGATGGCCCACTCCATCGAGGCGCGCGTGCCGCTGCTCGACCATCGGCTGGTGGAACTCGCCGTCGGCCTGCCGCTGGAGCACAAGCTGTTCGGGGCACGGGCCAAGCGGGTGATGCGGATTGCGCTCAAGGACTTGATTCCGGATGTCGTCCTGCGACGTCGGACAAAACTCGGGTTCGGCGGCACGTTCACCTCCTGGGTTGACCAACTCGGCGGCCGGCTGCGGGTGTGGCTGGACTCGAGACAGCTGGCGATTGACCCCTACGTGCGCAGAGAGGCACTCCGGGAGCACGTCGACAGAAAGGACGCGAGCGTCTTCCGTCCGCTGATCCTCGACACCTGGCTTGAGTGCTATGGCTACAAGAACTGA
- a CDS encoding glycosyltransferase family 4 protein codes for MTLPTEGSRRLRVLFVIPDSEEGSGSIFSKRQADALERANIDLIRFYLRPWVSLPVFAAEALRYRREVGRLRPDIVHAQYGTMTSALCAALPGRKLVVTFRGSDLNPDSGVGFIRLHFGHLLSQLSALRASRTVCVSQELKDRLWWRRNAAEVIPSAVDADVFRPQPKDEARRALGWDMFEKVALLNVGNDPANKGLKTAEAAVKVASAAIGPIRLLVLSGEVAPEQMPLYINASDCVLVASDWEGSPTIVQEAMACNVPVVSTNVGDVAERLEPVVPSRVTDRSPANLGAALAEVLSLGLRSNGSEHLREVSLGATTQRLIDLYARVASGGNESRPAAEAEG; via the coding sequence ATGACGTTGCCGACCGAAGGCTCGCGCCGACTGCGCGTCCTGTTCGTGATACCGGACTCTGAGGAGGGTTCGGGAAGCATTTTCTCCAAGCGGCAGGCTGACGCTCTTGAGCGGGCGAACATCGATCTGATACGATTCTACCTGCGGCCATGGGTTTCTCTGCCGGTATTCGCGGCTGAGGCCCTGCGCTACCGGCGGGAGGTAGGGAGGTTGAGGCCTGATATCGTTCACGCCCAGTATGGGACGATGACGTCCGCACTTTGTGCGGCACTACCTGGCCGAAAGCTGGTCGTAACATTCCGCGGGAGCGATCTCAATCCCGACTCGGGCGTCGGTTTCATCAGGTTGCATTTCGGCCACCTTCTGTCGCAACTCTCGGCCCTTAGGGCCAGTCGGACCGTGTGCGTCAGCCAGGAACTCAAGGACCGGCTGTGGTGGCGACGGAACGCAGCGGAAGTCATTCCTTCGGCAGTCGATGCCGACGTGTTCCGTCCCCAGCCCAAGGACGAGGCCCGTCGAGCTCTGGGCTGGGACATGTTCGAGAAGGTCGCGCTACTCAATGTCGGTAACGATCCGGCAAACAAGGGATTGAAGACCGCCGAAGCGGCAGTGAAGGTCGCGAGCGCGGCAATCGGGCCGATCCGGCTGCTCGTCCTGAGCGGCGAGGTCGCGCCCGAACAGATGCCGCTGTACATCAACGCCTCGGACTGCGTGCTGGTTGCGAGCGACTGGGAGGGCTCGCCGACGATTGTGCAGGAAGCCATGGCCTGCAACGTGCCGGTTGTATCAACCAACGTGGGCGACGTCGCCGAGCGGCTGGAGCCGGTCGTGCCATCACGCGTCACTGATCGGTCGCCGGCAAACCTCGGCGCGGCCCTCGCCGAGGTACTGAGTCTCGGGTTGCGCTCAAATGGTTCGGAGCATCTGCGAGAGGTGTCGCTGGGTGCGACCACGCAGCGGCTGATCGACCTGTACGCCCGGGTGGCTTCGGGCGGCAATGAATCGAGACCGGCGGCCGAGGCAGAAGGCTGA
- a CDS encoding glycosyltransferase family 4 protein — protein sequence MRIALLTESLGSGGAERQVCTLAGEFKRRGHSVCVATYAAGDFYRALLEREGVGHHSIGGHGKVMWALGVRRFLRNYGQDVVLAFLDGPSAYAEMAALPNRTWGLVVSERSAGNRNQSRFKAYLHTLADYVITNSHSARVPIEERLPRLRPKLITIYNAVNVSRSAAARVDADNRRGTKLIVAARLDQNKNARGLLSALKTLHDSAPGIRVQVDWYGDQTVDRRAAQAAQQGIIDLGLEGAFRLHAPVSNIHDIVADADAVVLPSFYEGLPNSVCEGMMLGKPILMSAVCDASNLVEDGVNGFLFDPYSPKAIADAIAKFAALTPEDQNRMGRVSRARAEALFDVGIVANRYLRVLEAAAAHEQVRIDHWPCADPRLSRVVRESRTPGY from the coding sequence ATGAGGATCGCCCTTCTCACCGAGAGTCTGGGGAGCGGCGGAGCGGAGAGGCAGGTCTGCACACTCGCCGGTGAGTTCAAGCGACGGGGTCATAGCGTGTGCGTGGCGACGTACGCCGCTGGCGATTTCTATCGGGCTTTGCTGGAGCGCGAAGGCGTTGGACACCATTCAATCGGTGGACATGGCAAGGTCATGTGGGCTCTGGGCGTGCGCAGGTTCCTCAGGAATTACGGACAGGACGTGGTGCTTGCGTTTCTGGACGGCCCGTCCGCGTACGCCGAAATGGCGGCTCTGCCGAACCGGACTTGGGGGCTGGTGGTCTCCGAGCGTTCGGCCGGCAACCGCAATCAGTCGCGGTTCAAGGCGTATCTACACACCCTCGCGGATTATGTGATAACGAACTCGCACTCGGCCAGGGTCCCGATTGAGGAGAGGTTGCCCAGACTGAGGCCGAAGTTGATCACCATATATAACGCCGTGAACGTCTCGCGTTCCGCCGCCGCCCGCGTTGACGCGGATAACCGGCGCGGGACCAAGCTGATCGTCGCCGCGCGCCTCGACCAAAACAAGAATGCTCGAGGCCTGCTGTCGGCGCTCAAGACTCTCCATGATTCGGCTCCCGGAATCCGCGTGCAGGTGGACTGGTATGGTGACCAGACCGTGGACCGCCGAGCGGCACAAGCGGCGCAGCAGGGAATCATCGACCTCGGGCTTGAGGGAGCTTTTCGTCTGCACGCTCCCGTCAGTAACATCCATGACATTGTGGCCGATGCGGACGCCGTTGTGCTGCCATCCTTCTACGAGGGACTTCCCAATTCAGTGTGTGAAGGAATGATGCTGGGAAAGCCCATCCTGATGAGTGCGGTATGCGATGCAAGCAATCTGGTCGAGGATGGCGTCAACGGGTTTCTCTTCGATCCGTACTCACCGAAGGCAATCGCGGACGCGATCGCGAAGTTCGCCGCCCTGACACCGGAGGATCAGAATCGCATGGGGCGGGTGAGCCGGGCCAGAGCAGAGGCACTCTTCGACGTCGGGATCGTGGCCAATCGCTACCTGCGCGTCCTCGAGGCCGCGGCAGCACATGAACAGGTCCGGATTGACCATTGGCCCTGCGCCGATCCTCGCTTGTCACGCGTGGTCCGCGAATCCAGGACACCGGGGTATTGA
- a CDS encoding O-antigen ligase family protein, which translates to MIESYVLGIYLAALPLDQLSVQGITVLKWVGALAFGVWVITRVRSFDPIRWDRSMTLMALFVAWGMVSVLWSVDPALSMGSIPTYLLLFVSYFLIVNVIQGEKQLSVGMIALWLGVLVLLVSGVLDMAGIRQQGETYRVGGVTGNPNGYVALLVACIPSGYWFLSRTRFPLRRAITVGALAVAGVTAIYTQSRGGIISIAVFFLVLLAYRRTRGRALVLAALVVILVLRAAPLAFWERWQETQSQGGDVRTKELWPAGMRAIEQRPFTGYGLGTNQDALRMVRGGAGGTEVHNAPLAIGIELGLPGLALYLGFIAYSVVRLLRALAATARRGISKEAALFAAVLLASFAGYLVNWLKGGGMEYSKMLWVELGLMNAYVRLLEPPQRAAVRPRRPLPGRSMTRVQV; encoded by the coding sequence ATGATTGAGTCCTACGTTCTGGGTATCTACCTCGCGGCGCTGCCGCTGGACCAGCTCAGTGTGCAGGGAATCACGGTGCTGAAGTGGGTCGGTGCACTCGCGTTCGGGGTGTGGGTGATCACGCGCGTGCGCTCGTTTGACCCGATCCGATGGGACCGCAGCATGACTCTGATGGCCCTATTCGTAGCGTGGGGCATGGTCTCAGTGCTGTGGAGCGTAGACCCGGCTCTGTCAATGGGGTCAATCCCGACCTACCTGCTCCTGTTTGTTTCGTACTTCCTGATCGTGAACGTGATACAAGGGGAGAAGCAGCTGTCGGTAGGCATGATCGCTCTCTGGCTGGGAGTGCTCGTGCTGCTGGTCAGCGGGGTCTTGGACATGGCTGGCATTCGACAGCAGGGTGAGACGTATCGGGTCGGTGGGGTCACGGGCAACCCGAATGGCTACGTGGCGCTGCTGGTCGCCTGCATACCATCCGGCTACTGGTTTCTCTCGCGGACCCGATTCCCGCTGCGCAGAGCGATCACGGTAGGAGCGCTCGCTGTCGCGGGAGTCACTGCCATCTACACGCAGTCCCGAGGCGGAATCATCTCGATCGCGGTCTTCTTCCTGGTTCTGCTTGCCTACCGGCGGACGAGGGGCCGCGCCCTGGTGCTCGCCGCTCTCGTCGTGATACTCGTGCTGCGCGCGGCGCCGCTGGCATTCTGGGAGAGATGGCAGGAGACACAGTCGCAGGGAGGAGACGTCCGCACGAAGGAGCTGTGGCCGGCCGGGATGCGGGCCATCGAGCAGCGTCCGTTCACAGGCTACGGTCTGGGCACCAATCAGGATGCGCTGAGGATGGTCCGTGGAGGCGCGGGCGGGACCGAAGTCCACAACGCGCCGCTGGCCATCGGCATCGAGTTGGGGCTGCCGGGACTGGCACTTTACCTTGGCTTCATTGCCTACTCCGTTGTGCGACTGCTGCGGGCCCTGGCGGCGACGGCAAGGCGGGGGATTTCGAAGGAAGCCGCCTTGTTTGCCGCGGTACTGCTGGCAAGCTTCGCCGGCTACCTCGTCAACTGGCTCAAGGGCGGAGGGATGGAGTACTCGAAAATGCTCTGGGTAGAACTGGGATTGATGAACGCCTACGTGCGACTACTGGAACCGCCCCAGCGCGCCGCCGTGCGGCCACGCCGGCCGCTACCCGGGCGGAGCATGACTCGCGTCCAGGTCTGA
- a CDS encoding glycosyltransferase, protein MRILHWVRVGNKLGGFERYTILLARECQRRGHELTVMHDVPNTVREYHESLEGAGARYMESGNSWEAPVRSTRTVAVLLREWRPSVVHAHFINPLMLPALRVLGKSLVYATFHSGIDRKITPRIRLVCKLHEVFAHRLFAVSERVRRDSILAGVNPVRIATLYLGLDLEGIRAASDQCSDPIPEGFGDPRLRRVISVAQFQPVKGMVTVTEAAISVLRRMPDVVWWLVGADGPDMPMAKALVRNAGLADRVLFLGQRNDVPALMKRSCLQVVGSRSEGLPLMIVEAAALGVPTVGPNIGGVDEAVLDGETGILVDRPTGERLAEAAERLLCDDATRELMSNRAAAFAREAFDANVHIGKLLDTYEHDADTTPNTRPIWRTIGFTTVARHRAATQQPDVDRLRRRGLNRSSQER, encoded by the coding sequence GTGCGCATCCTCCACTGGGTAAGAGTCGGCAACAAGCTTGGCGGTTTCGAACGGTATACTATCCTGCTCGCCCGTGAGTGCCAGCGCCGCGGCCACGAATTGACGGTGATGCACGATGTCCCGAATACCGTGCGAGAATACCATGAATCGCTTGAAGGCGCCGGGGCCAGATACATGGAATCCGGCAATTCCTGGGAGGCGCCGGTCCGGTCAACACGTACCGTGGCCGTACTTCTCAGGGAATGGCGACCGTCGGTTGTTCACGCGCACTTCATCAACCCGCTCATGCTTCCGGCGCTGCGGGTACTCGGCAAGAGTCTGGTCTACGCCACCTTTCACTCCGGTATCGACCGCAAGATCACTCCTCGCATCAGGCTGGTCTGCAAGCTCCATGAGGTATTTGCCCACCGGCTGTTCGCGGTATCGGAGCGGGTCCGACGCGACAGCATACTTGCCGGTGTGAATCCCGTCCGGATAGCCACGTTGTATCTCGGGCTCGACCTCGAAGGTATCCGGGCGGCCTCGGACCAGTGCTCCGATCCGATTCCTGAAGGCTTCGGAGACCCGCGGCTGCGACGGGTCATATCCGTGGCTCAGTTCCAGCCGGTCAAAGGAATGGTGACCGTCACCGAGGCGGCGATAAGCGTCCTACGGAGAATGCCCGATGTCGTCTGGTGGCTGGTCGGCGCGGACGGGCCGGACATGCCCATGGCGAAGGCCCTCGTGAGGAACGCCGGCCTTGCCGACCGTGTGCTCTTTCTCGGGCAGCGGAACGATGTCCCGGCACTCATGAAGCGGTCCTGCCTCCAGGTCGTGGGGTCTCGCTCGGAAGGGCTGCCGCTGATGATAGTCGAAGCCGCGGCGCTCGGGGTTCCGACCGTCGGACCTAACATCGGCGGCGTTGACGAAGCTGTCTTGGACGGAGAGACCGGCATTCTTGTAGACCGGCCCACCGGGGAGCGGCTGGCAGAAGCAGCAGAGCGTCTGCTTTGCGACGACGCGACGCGCGAACTAATGAGCAACCGCGCGGCTGCATTTGCGCGCGAGGCATTCGACGCCAACGTGCACATCGGCAAGCTGCTCGACACTTATGAACACGATGCCGACACCACTCCCAATACTCGACCCATCTGGCGCACGATCGGTTTCACTACTGTGGCTCGGCACCGGGCGGCCACGCAGCAACCTGATGTTGATCGCCTGCGGCGCCGCGGGCTCAACCGGAGCAGTCAAGAGCGATGA